ACCAGAACAATCAACACAAAGACACCGAGCAGAATTCGCGCACGGGACCTGCGTCGACCGCTGGATGCACGCGTTGATGCACGGCGTGCTTTCGCAGTAGAAGCGGACAATATTGTCTCCTCGCTTGGTGGCCTGGCGCCACGGAAGTCAGGCTTGGATAGATCCGATCAAACATGGTACGTCATGAGCCTTAAAGAATCCTGCACCGGGCTGAGAGAAGAAAAAGGTCACTTCCACTATGAGCGGAAGTGACCGATGATACAGCTTGCCCTATCCAGGTCAGTTATTTTTCTTTCTCCGGATTGCTTATCGGAAAGGAATCTTCATCCACCTGAGGTTCATCGGCTTCCGGCGCTGCAGTGGCTTCCGGAGTGTGCAAGTTCTCGGCAGTCTCAGCGCGACGGAGAATAGCGACTCGCTCAACCGTAATTTCCACCTTAGGCGCTATTTCCAGCCGCACCTCGGCATCACTAAGCCCCACAATAGTACCGTGAACGCCAGACCCGGTAATAACACGGTCCCCGATTCTTAACTGAGACTGGAAACTTTGAATTTCTTTTCTTTGCCGACTTTGACGACGCATCATCAAAATACTGGGCAGGAAGAAAACAACAAGGAGCAGCAGTAATAAAAAGAGGTTGCTATTCATAGTGCCTCCAGTCTGCCAGAGCAAGGAAAGGTTGACTAATCTTGCTCCTCGCTAAGGTGCATTCCTAATGCATGATCAGGTGGAGTTAGTCCCAGATGGCGCCAGGCAGCAGCAGTAGCTACTCGCCCTCGACCTGTTCGCGCGATCATGCCTGCCCGCACTAAATACGGTTCGCATACCTCTTCGACGGTAGAAGATTCTTCCCCAACCGCCACCGCTAAGGTGTTGACCCCTACGGGTCCCCCACCATGCCCTTTAACAAGAACAGAAAGAACAGCACGGTCAAGACGGTCCAATCCAAGACTATCGACGTCGAATACCTCCAAAGCCCCTTGCGCTGCAGCAAGATCTATGTGCCCGTCACCATGGACTTCTGCATAATCTCGAACACGACGTAATAAGCGGTTAGCAATACGCGGTGTACCCCGAGAGCGAGAGGCAATTTCACACGCCGCATCGGGGTCAATATGTACACCCAAGATCCGAGCAGCTCGATCTACAACTTTCGTCAAATCTGCGACGTCATAAAACTCCATTTGGGCAGTAAAGCCAAAGCGATCTCGAAGCGGGCCTGTGAGCATTCCCGCCCGGGTAGTAGCGCCTACGAGAGTAAAAGGTGGAATATCAAGCGGAATAGACGTAGCACCAGGGCCTTTGCCCACAATCACATCAATACGGAAATCCTCCATAGCCATATACAGCATTTCTTCTGCTGGACGAGCGATACGGTGGATTTCATCAATAAAAAGAACGTCTCCTTCCATAATATTGGACAGCATGGCTGCCAAATCACCAGCTCGCTCCAGTGCCGGGCCCGACGTCATCCGCAAACTCGTTCCCAATTCCTGAGCAATAATCATGGACATCGTGGTTTTCCCTAGCCCGGGAGGACCAGACAACAGCACATGATCAGGAGTGACTCCTCGCCGTCGAGCACCGTTGAGCACCAAACCCAACTGGTCGCGAACTTTCGGCTGCCCAATAAATTCGGCGAGAGACTTAGGCCGCAAACTCAGTTCAGCTTCATGTTCACCCTGCTGTGCCTGGGGATCAACATGTTCCCTGCGTGGCGGTTGCGAAGGAACACTGTATTCCGTTTTTTCAATCCCAGACACTAACGCTTACCTCCCAATAGACTCAGCGCCGCCCGTAAAGCCGTCGACGTGTCGGCCTCAGGGTTAGTACTTAATACCTTATCTGCTGCTTGACCAGCTGTTTTCTCATTAAACCCTAAAGACATCAAGGCCTCAATTACCTGGGCGCTCACAAAGTTGCCCTGGCCGGCCGGCTGCCTAGAATCAGCAGAATCCCCAGAAAGATCGGTGCTGGCCACAGCATGAAAAGGCTTCATTTTATCTTTCAGATCTACGATCATTCGTTCCGCCATTCTCTTGCCCACCCCCGGTACCCGCTGCAGCATACGCGTATCCCCCTGAGTAATAGCGTGAGCAATTTCCTCCGGACCCAGTACAGATTGAACAGCTAATGCAAGCTTTGGCCCCAAACCTGACACCGTTTGCAGGGCATGAAACATTTCTCGGCTAGCAGCATCCAGAAAGCCGAAAAGCTGGATGTCAGATTCCCGGACCACCATGCTGGTGATGACCGTCGTTTCTTCACCCCGCACCAGTGTGCTCAGAGTCTGGGGGGTAGCACTGAAAAAGTAACCCACGCCAGCGCATTCCACCACGGCTCCCTGCAAGGTGATATCGATAACTGTACCGCGGAGTGAAGCAATCACGTTTTCTTTTCCTTATTTTCTCTCTAAAATTATTTCGACTTCGCGGCAGAGGCCGCCACCCGGTGAGCAATAGCTTCTTGACGGGCAATCATGGGGGCGCGCCAGCAATGGCAAATAGCTAGGGCAAAAGCATCGGCGGCATCAGCCGGATGGGGCGGTTCAGCTAGGGCAAGGATCCGCGTTACCATGGCAATCATCTGTTTCTTATCGGCACGACCATTGCCAGAAATTGATTTTTTCACCTCGCTAGGTGTGTATTGATACACCTCTATTCCGCGTTCCGCCGCCGCTAACATCAGCACCCCCACCGCATGAGCGGTGTTCATCACGGTGGAGACGTTTCCGCGCTCAAACACACGTTCAATAGCTACGACGTCTGGATGGTATTCATCCATCCACTGGCTTACGTCATGAGAAAGCTGGCTGAGCCGCTGTGGGAGTGGTGCCCCGACCGGAGTTTTCGCTACCCCCACCACAACTGGTAGAACAGACCGGCCGCGGCCTGCTTGAACTATCGATAGCCCACACCGCGTAAGCCCTGGGTCAATACCCATGACCCGAAGCCCTTCCACAGACATGTTCACCGAGGATCTCCCGCTTTCTTCCCTAACAACACTGCACCACCCGCCCGAATTTAGCACAAATGTTTGAGGAAGTTAAGGAGTACGACTATTCTGCGGACAACTCCGCAAGCACCTCATCGGAAAGATTCATATTGCTATAAACATTCTGAACATCATCAGAATCCTCTAAGGCGTCGATCAATTTGAAAATCCGACGCGCATCGGCAGCCTCTAACGTTACCTCGACGCTAGCTCGATAATCCTGTTCCGCGTCCTCCACTTCAATTCCAGCCTCCTTGAGACCTTCCTTGACAGCTGTGCTATCTGAAGGGACGCACACCACCTCAAATTTCTCGCCCAGGTCATTGACCTCTTCAGCGCCGGCGTCAAGCACAGCGAGAAGAACATCATCCTCACTAAGCTCACCCTTATTCACCAGCACCACGCCTTTTCGACTAAACAGATAAGACACAGCGCCGGATTCCGCCATGCTCCCACCGTTTTTACTCATAGCGGTCCGGACTTCACTAGCGGCGCGGTTGCGATTATCGGTTAAACACTCAATGAGCATGGCCACACCATTCGGCCCATACCCCTCATACATCACAGATTGCCAATCAGCACCGCCAGCTTCTTCCCCAGATCCACGCTTCCGGGCACGCTCGATGTTGTCATTGGGGACCGACGCCTTCTTCGCCTTCTTGATCATGTCATCAAGAGTGGGATTAGCTGCTGGATCACCACCACCGGTCCGTGCTGCTACCTCAATGTTTTTAATCAGCTTGGCAAATTCTTTACCGCGCTTAGCATCATTGGCAGCTTTCTTATGCTTGGTGGTCGCCCACTTTGAATGGCCTGACATGCTTGTCCTTCCTCTTGCTTCCTACCGGTGAGGTAACCCGGAGCGGCGTTTAACCCTTGCGATTATACGCAGCGGGTCTCTTCTCGACAGCACCTAGTGCGCGATAACCTCAGAGGCAACCGAGATTCCCGCTTTCTTGAGGAAATAGCGATGAATATACGTACTCGCTGTCACCTCTGGATGAAAAGACGTAGCTAAAAGATTATCTTGCTCTACAGCCACCATCGCCCCACGATGTGATGGAGGGATCTTCTCATCCTCTGGAACCTGCGCCAAAACCCGCACATTATCTCCGCAACTTACTACTCGTGGTGCCCGGATAAACACCGCCGGCAAGGATTCACCCTCGAAGTCAAGGACGCATTCAAATGAATCAGCCTGCCTGCCGAATGCATTGCGTTGCACCGTGATATCCAATGTGGCAAAGCCACGGGCATCCGGACGGGTATTGAGTACGTCTTTCGCTAAAAGAATCATCCCGGCACAGGTGCCGTACGTAGGTAAACCTGAACGAATTAAATTCCCTAGAGGAACCAGTAAGCCGCCAAGGTCCAGGAGTTTGCAGATTGTCGTAGACTCTCCACCCGGAAGGATTAAAGCTGATAAATCCTCTAGGTGCTCGCGACGTCGAACTAATACTGGTTCCACTCCCAAAGAATTCAGGCTGCGTTGATGTTCAGCGACACCACCTTGAAGAGCTAAAATACCGACGCGCGAACTCACTGGCGTCCTTCCTGTTTGGTAGCGACCGGAACAGGCGTACTTCCGTCACGCAAGGTTCTTGTCAGCCCCTCCTGCGTAACCACAGCAACCAGTTGGCCCGCGGCATCGAAAATTCGACCATGAACCAAGGAACGTCCAGAAGCTGCCGAAGGGCTAAGTTGGTCATACAACAGCCACTCATCGGCTCGGAACGGACGTAAAAACCACATGGCGTGGTCTAATGAGGCCATCTGCACTGGGAAGTCCGGATGTGGGACGGTAGCGCAGTGCAGCAAGGTCATGTCAGACATGTACGCCAAGGTGCACACATGGAAGGTCGGATCATCAGGAAGCTTCTTCTTGGACTTGAACCACACCACCTGCTGGCCCTTGGTGTAGGGGTTATGCGGGTATTGATTTGGTGGGACCACTCGAATATCCCAATCACCCCACTCCCCCAAAAGCGCACGCGAATTCTTCGACAGTTTGGTGTAATCCATGGAGATGTGCTCTGGCGCTGGAACCTCCCGAATTAAATCCGAATGTTCTGGGCCGTGGTCACTGCGTACGTGGAAGCTAGCTTGCATGGAGAAAATTGTTTCCCCATCTTGGATGGCGCTGACTTGGCGGGTAGCGAAACTCCGCCCATCTCGGACTCGGTCCACGAGGAACGTGGTTGGCTGGGAGGATTTCCCCGGCGCAATAAAATACCCGTGGAGGGAATGCACTGATTTATCTTCATCCACTGTACGTACCGCAGCCACCAGGGCCTGGGCTGCTACCTGCCCCCCAAAAGTTCGCGTCAGCTGGGAAGCTACCGCCGGGCCGCGATAGATGTCGCTATCGATACGCTCAAGGTCAAGGATAAATTCAATATCCGCCACGGGATCTTCCTACCTTTCTTTTTTTACCAACCACGCTCAGCAAGACGATGTGAAACAGGGAGATCATCGACGTTGATTCCCACCATGGCTTCACCTAGTCCCCGCGAAACTTTGGCAATGGTAGCTGGATCATCGTAATTCTGCGTAGCTACCACAATGGCACGGGCACGCTTTTCAGGATCTCCAGACTTAAAAATGCCGGAGCCGACAAAAACTCCATCTGCACCTAATTGCATCATCATAGCTGCGTCAGCCGGGGTTGCTATTCCGCCGGCGGTGAACAGCACGACTGGAAGTTTAGCTGTTCGGGCTACCTCCGCTACCAATTCATAAGGGGCTTGAAGTTCTTTAGCGGCCACATATAGCTCATCGGCGGCTAGAGAACTCAAGCGGTTAATCTCAGCTCGAATAGTGCGCATATGAGTGACGGCATTCGACACGTCACCAGTTCCAGCTTCTCCCTTTGAGCGAATCATGGCAGCACCCTCATTGATGCGGCGCAAGGCTTCACCTAAGTTAGTGGCTCCACACACGAAGGGCACCGTGAAATCAAACTTGTCGATGTGGTTACTGTAATCAGCCGGAGTAAGTACCTCAGATTCATCAATGAAATCGACGCCAAGTGATTCCAAAACTTGTGCTTCTACAAAATGACCTATCCGCGCTTTCGCCATGACTGGAATAGACACAGCGTTGATGATTCCTTCGATCATGTCAGGATCAGACATCCTGCTCACCCCGCCTTGGGCGCGGATGTCGGCTGGCACCCGTTCAAGTGCCATGACGGCGGTAGCTCCAGCATCCTCGGCAATTTTCGCTTGCTCCGGAGTCACCACGTCCATAATGACTCCACCTTTGAGCATCTCTGCTAATCCGCGTTTGACTCGTCCCGTTCCAGTGGAACCCTGAGTGCTTTGAAAATCAGTCACTGCTCTCCCTCAGCTCAATTTCGTAGCGGTGATAATAACCACATCATCATAGAGCGTTACCGAGAATGAATCCCCCGAGACTCCCCCCGAACTTTGCCTAATCTAAGAGCGTGTCATCAACAAATTCGAAGTATTCCGGAAGAGGCGCAGTTCCCCCTAGTCTCAAAAACCTCACTAGTGGTCGTGTTCTGAGCTCTCGGGTGCTGCGAACGGCGTCGTTATAGAAGCGGTGGGCTAATTGCAGACGGGCATGGGCATCTACGATTTGCCCCGGTTGTTCGTCCGCAGCAGCAGCGATGATCCGCGAAATTTCAGCTTCTTGGGAAGCACGGTCCATGAACCGTTCCGGAGCTAAGGGGATGGCTTCTGCTTGAGCCGCAGTTCGACGCGCGGCAGGGTATATCGCAGCGGTAACCGCCGCACGTCGATCCAGCGCCGCCTGGAGCTGAGCCCGCGCGGCGTCAGTGCGGATATGCAGCCGATTCAGCCGCTGCGCTGTCATATACGCCCATGCCAAAATCACAGTGATGAGCACCGCAAGGACCACCCACAGCACAGCTCCTACACTCATTTAATCTTCTTCCCTTTCCACCCTCACCTTGGTTCCATCAGCTACGGTCTCATAAACCCTTAAAATTCGGTCTGTAACAGTGCTCCAGTCATACAGTTGCGCCCGCTGTTCTCCAGCGGCAACTAATTGTTCTCGCTGCTCAGGATGATCAATCAGGTCCTGGAGAACACGCGCCAACTCAGTGACGGAACCAGTCGGAAACAATCTACCGGCAGGATGTTCACCGGCAGCATTACACACTGCGGCAAATGCGGGTAGATCACTGGCTACCACGGCGCATCCCGCAGCCATTGCCTCAACCAGGACAATTCCAAAGCTTTCGCCACCCAGGTTGGGCGCCACATAAATATCCGCGCGGCCTAATACCTCAGCTTTCTGCGCATCGCTTACTCGGCCGAGAAAATCCACCCCTGGGAAAGTACGTGGCTTTCCTCCACCCATGACCGTGACAGATACTTCACGGTCTAGGTGCGGAAGTGCAGATAACAAAATATCTAGCCCTTTACGGCTTTCATCAAGGCGACCAAGAAAAGCAATTTCTACTTGAGCATCAGGGTTCGACGCTTTCTTAGCTGATCGATAAACAGCGGTATCCACTCCATTAGGAATGAGTACCGGATCACCGCCTAATTGTTCGACCTGCCAGCGTCGAGCCATTTCTGACACCGCTATGCCGCCCCGAATCTTTTCCAAGTATGGACGCAAAATGGGAACGACAAGGTCTAAAGCTCTGGAGCTCTCAGCCGAAGCATGATAGGTGGCCACAATCGGACCCGTAGCTACTTTCAATGCCGCCATAGAAAAGCTTGGAGAGTTAGGTTCATGAAGGTGGAGAATATCGAAATCGCCCTGGCGGATAAATTCTCTAACTTGTTTAAAAACACCCGGCTTCAGGCCTAGACGGGCAACAGATCCGTTATAGGGGATGGGGATACTTGATCCACCTCGAACCACATAATCTGGGACTGACGTGGCAGCGGAACACGGCCCGATGACCCGGACATCATGTCCCCGCCGGATCAAGATATGAGCTAAGTCAAGAATGTGGGCTTGAACTCCGCCAGGTTCATCAAAACTGTAGGGGCACACAATTCCGATTTTCACCCTTAGCCCCTCCTTTTCTTTCGCCTCTTCTCTTGAACCCGCGCCCTATCCTGGGGCCACAGTGGTTGAAGCACATGCCAATCCTGCGGATGGGCCTGAATATTGCGAGCCATCTCATTGGCTACCTTTTGCATCGTTTCCGCCAAATCGGTCACCGGGATTTCTGGAGAACATTGTAATGCCCACTCGCCTTCTCCCGGATACCATAAGTGCACAACATGGAGGCTAGCCCCTGTTTCCTGGGCCAATTTCACCGGACCGGCTGGCATGGTAGTGTCCTCGCCGAAAAACCGCACCGGCACACCACGATGTCGAATATCTCGTTCTCCAAGAAGACACACGACTCCACCAGATATGAGCTTTTCCCGCAGCTCCGGGAAAGGCGGAGCTCCACCGTGGAGAGGTTTCACCTCAAATCCCAATTGCTCCCGATAGTCAACAAAAGCTTGGAATAAGACCTCAGGTTTGAGTCTCTCAGCCACCGTCGTAAACCGTCCCCAGTGGTTCACCAGGAAAACACCGGCCATATCCCAATTCCCAGAGTGAGGAAGAACCAAAATCACTCCACGCCCCGAGTCAAGGGCATGATCGAGGTACTCCAAGCCATAAAGATTGTGATAAAGACGGGAGATTAGTTCCGGACGAGCGTGGATCTCAGGGAGACGAAAGGCCTCTACCCAATAGCGGGCATAGGAGCGCATGGACTGTTTTACTAAGTCACGGGTGACATTTTCTGGCCCTACTACCCGGCTGAGATTTCTTCTTAGCTGATCCATGCCGGTTCCCTGCCGGCAAAGCCAATCCGCGCAGCGATAGGCCACCGGAAGAACCCACCGCTCCGGCAGACGTCGGATAGTTTTCCAGGCTAAAAGATAACCCGCAGCGCTGAGATCCTCTGCGAAAGACATCCCCTAGTTAGCCTCCGAGGCGCCGGCTGGAGGGGCAGTAGCGTCCTCAGCATGAGGGTCGCGTGAAGCCATAACCAGGCGTTGAATCACTGTCACAATAGAACCAATAGCTAGGAGAATGAGGGCGGTTTCTATAGCCCACGGAACCCCTAAGCCCTCTAACCCAATGCCTACTAATCCAAGAATGAGACGCTCGGGACGTTCCACTAAACCGCCGATCAGGTGTAGACCACCGGCTTCAGCACGTGCCTTCACATACGAGATAACTTGACTCGTAATGAGGACGGTGAAAGCGGCAATCACGATGAATCGTGAGGCATGATCGTGATAAATCAGCCACCAGGTGATCGCCCCAAACAACACTCCGTCTGTAATGCGATCACACGTAGCATCTAGCGTCGCGCCGAAACTTGTACCGCCACCACGTTTTCGCGCCATGGTGCCGTCGACCATGTCAAAGGCGGCAAAAATCCCGGACAGGATTGCGGCGAGGACCAGATGGTCCGACGGGATTAACGTCACCGCAATTACCGCAGTAATTGCGGCTCCCACCACGGTCACAGCGTTAGGAGAGATCCCAAATTTCAACAGGAATCTGGCAATGGGCTCAAGGATCACTGCCATTGGACGACGACCATGAACGCTAAGCATCTTTTTCCTCCTGGGCTAGTTCTTCCCAGGCTTCAGCTAATAGCCGGCGGGTATCTTTCAGAAGTTCAGGAAGCACCTTAACGCCATCAATAATGGTCATGAAGTTTGCGTCACCGGGCCACCGTGGAACCACATGCAGGTGGAGGTGATCGCTCACTGAGCCGCCGGCTGGGCGACCCAAGTTAAGACCAATGTTGATTCCCTTGGGTTGAGATACCCGCTTGAGGACCTTGACTGCTTGTTGCGCAAAGGCCATAAGCTCCGAGCACTCTTCAGCTGTGAGATCCTCCAGGTTGGCTACCTTACGATAAGGGACAACCATGAGATGCCCGGAGTTATAGGGAAATAGGTTAAGCAAGACATAAACCTTCTTCCCTCGGGCAATAATGAGGCCATCCTCGTCACTCAAACGTGGGGCGCGAAGAAAAGGATCTTGCGAATTTTCA
This genomic interval from Corynebacterium poyangense contains the following:
- the yajC gene encoding preprotein translocase subunit YajC; the encoded protein is MNSNLFLLLLLLVVFFLPSILMMRRQSRQRKEIQSFQSQLRIGDRVITGSGVHGTIVGLSDAEVRLEIAPKVEITVERVAILRRAETAENLHTPEATAAPEADEPQVDEDSFPISNPEKEK
- the ruvB gene encoding Holliday junction branch migration DNA helicase RuvB; the encoded protein is MSGIEKTEYSVPSQPPRREHVDPQAQQGEHEAELSLRPKSLAEFIGQPKVRDQLGLVLNGARRRGVTPDHVLLSGPPGLGKTTMSMIIAQELGTSLRMTSGPALERAGDLAAMLSNIMEGDVLFIDEIHRIARPAEEMLYMAMEDFRIDVIVGKGPGATSIPLDIPPFTLVGATTRAGMLTGPLRDRFGFTAQMEFYDVADLTKVVDRAARILGVHIDPDAACEIASRSRGTPRIANRLLRRVRDYAEVHGDGHIDLAAAQGALEVFDVDSLGLDRLDRAVLSVLVKGHGGGPVGVNTLAVAVGEESSTVEEVCEPYLVRAGMIARTGRGRVATAAAWRHLGLTPPDHALGMHLSEEQD
- the ruvA gene encoding Holliday junction branch migration protein RuvA, with translation MIASLRGTVIDITLQGAVVECAGVGYFFSATPQTLSTLVRGEETTVITSMVVRESDIQLFGFLDAASREMFHALQTVSGLGPKLALAVQSVLGPEEIAHAITQGDTRMLQRVPGVGKRMAERMIVDLKDKMKPFHAVASTDLSGDSADSRQPAGQGNFVSAQVIEALMSLGFNEKTAGQAADKVLSTNPEADTSTALRAALSLLGGKR
- the ruvC gene encoding crossover junction endodeoxyribonuclease RuvC, with translation MSVEGLRVMGIDPGLTRCGLSIVQAGRGRSVLPVVVGVAKTPVGAPLPQRLSQLSHDVSQWMDEYHPDVVAIERVFERGNVSTVMNTAHAVGVLMLAAAERGIEVYQYTPSEVKKSISGNGRADKKQMIAMVTRILALAEPPHPADAADAFALAICHCWRAPMIARQEAIAHRVAASAAKSK
- a CDS encoding YebC/PmpR family DNA-binding transcriptional regulator — encoded protein: MSGHSKWATTKHKKAANDAKRGKEFAKLIKNIEVAARTGGGDPAANPTLDDMIKKAKKASVPNDNIERARKRGSGEEAGGADWQSVMYEGYGPNGVAMLIECLTDNRNRAASEVRTAMSKNGGSMAESGAVSYLFSRKGVVLVNKGELSEDDVLLAVLDAGAEEVNDLGEKFEVVCVPSDSTAVKEGLKEAGIEVEDAEQDYRASVEVTLEAADARRIFKLIDALEDSDDVQNVYSNMNLSDEVLAELSAE
- the pdxT gene encoding pyridoxal 5'-phosphate synthase glutaminase subunit PdxT, with the protein product MSSRVGILALQGGVAEHQRSLNSLGVEPVLVRRREHLEDLSALILPGGESTTICKLLDLGGLLVPLGNLIRSGLPTYGTCAGMILLAKDVLNTRPDARGFATLDITVQRNAFGRQADSFECVLDFEGESLPAVFIRAPRVVSCGDNVRVLAQVPEDEKIPPSHRGAMVAVEQDNLLATSFHPEVTASTYIHRYFLKKAGISVASEVIAH
- a CDS encoding acyl-CoA thioesterase, with the protein product MADIEFILDLERIDSDIYRGPAVASQLTRTFGGQVAAQALVAAVRTVDEDKSVHSLHGYFIAPGKSSQPTTFLVDRVRDGRSFATRQVSAIQDGETIFSMQASFHVRSDHGPEHSDLIREVPAPEHISMDYTKLSKNSRALLGEWGDWDIRVVPPNQYPHNPYTKGQQVVWFKSKKKLPDDPTFHVCTLAYMSDMTLLHCATVPHPDFPVQMASLDHAMWFLRPFRADEWLLYDQLSPSAASGRSLVHGRIFDAAGQLVAVVTQEGLTRTLRDGSTPVPVATKQEGRQ
- the pdxS gene encoding pyridoxal 5'-phosphate synthase lyase subunit PdxS translates to MTDFQSTQGSTGTGRVKRGLAEMLKGGVIMDVVTPEQAKIAEDAGATAVMALERVPADIRAQGGVSRMSDPDMIEGIINAVSIPVMAKARIGHFVEAQVLESLGVDFIDESEVLTPADYSNHIDKFDFTVPFVCGATNLGEALRRINEGAAMIRSKGEAGTGDVSNAVTHMRTIRAEINRLSSLAADELYVAAKELQAPYELVAEVARTAKLPVVLFTAGGIATPADAAMMMQLGADGVFVGSGIFKSGDPEKRARAIVVATQNYDDPATIAKVSRGLGEAMVGINVDDLPVSHRLAERGW
- a CDS encoding glycosyltransferase family 4 protein; translated protein: MKIGIVCPYSFDEPGGVQAHILDLAHILIRRGHDVRVIGPCSAATSVPDYVVRGGSSIPIPYNGSVARLGLKPGVFKQVREFIRQGDFDILHLHEPNSPSFSMAALKVATGPIVATYHASAESSRALDLVVPILRPYLEKIRGGIAVSEMARRWQVEQLGGDPVLIPNGVDTAVYRSAKKASNPDAQVEIAFLGRLDESRKGLDILLSALPHLDREVSVTVMGGGKPRTFPGVDFLGRVSDAQKAEVLGRADIYVAPNLGGESFGIVLVEAMAAGCAVVASDLPAFAAVCNAAGEHPAGRLFPTGSVTELARVLQDLIDHPEQREQLVAAGEQRAQLYDWSTVTDRILRVYETVADGTKVRVEREED
- a CDS encoding phosphatidylinositol mannoside acyltransferase, giving the protein MSFAEDLSAAGYLLAWKTIRRLPERWVLPVAYRCADWLCRQGTGMDQLRRNLSRVVGPENVTRDLVKQSMRSYARYWVEAFRLPEIHARPELISRLYHNLYGLEYLDHALDSGRGVILVLPHSGNWDMAGVFLVNHWGRFTTVAERLKPEVLFQAFVDYREQLGFEVKPLHGGAPPFPELREKLISGGVVCLLGERDIRHRGVPVRFFGEDTTMPAGPVKLAQETGASLHVVHLWYPGEGEWALQCSPEIPVTDLAETMQKVANEMARNIQAHPQDWHVLQPLWPQDRARVQEKRRKKRRG
- the pgsA gene encoding phosphatidylinositol phosphate synthase, producing MLSVHGRRPMAVILEPIARFLLKFGISPNAVTVVGAAITAVIAVTLIPSDHLVLAAILSGIFAAFDMVDGTMARKRGGGTSFGATLDATCDRITDGVLFGAITWWLIYHDHASRFIVIAAFTVLITSQVISYVKARAEAGGLHLIGGLVERPERLILGLVGIGLEGLGVPWAIETALILLAIGSIVTVIQRLVMASRDPHAEDATAPPAGASEAN
- a CDS encoding HIT family protein; translated protein: MISRRRRTSDTVSNVNNPEETVGQTTQSYIDTGIGTPDRLERLWAPYRMSYIRSRPKKSGGSEDCAEDLKGENSQDPFLRAPRLSDEDGLIIARGKKVYVLLNLFPYNSGHLMVVPYRKVANLEDLTAEECSELMAFAQQAVKVLKRVSQPKGINIGLNLGRPAGGSVSDHLHLHVVPRWPGDANFMTIIDGVKVLPELLKDTRRLLAEAWEELAQEEKDA